From the Alloalcanivorax dieselolei B5 genome, one window contains:
- a CDS encoding alkaline phosphatase D family protein, translating into MRRLTRRDFIRASALGMGAVVVSTGLTGCGGSSSSNNNDDGRQVAFHHGVASGDPQTQGVILWTRVTPEDGDTAPVSVSWEVASDADFTQLVNEDSAEVREAYDYTLKVDVQGLEPGKTYYYRFHAAGVTSPVGVTRTLPEGSVDQVTFAVLSCSNYPAGYFHVYAEAAKEAQLDAVLHLGDYLYEYATDGYDGDQAEEMGRTLPENNDLEMIQLVDYRRRYALYRTDPDLQALHAKAPFIAVWDDHEIANDAWIGGAENHDPDTEGDYLLRKQYALQAYFEWMPIRPFDDNDREIIYRSFHYGDLVSLHMLDTRIIGRDKQLSYTDYVTETGIDAAAFTAAVTDPDRHLLGTTQLNWLSGALATSSATWQVLGQQVLMGRMLMPAEMLQGLLNLDPALVDLIVELTTLKGRYLQGDPTLTEEEIARITTVLPYNLDAWDGYMAEREMLLRTAKDLGKNLVVLAGDTHNAWASHLTVGSGEDKQSVGVELATASVSSPGLESYLQLPAEAIPQAEQAITLLVDDLQYLNASQRGYLRVTFTAEETRADWRFVSTVKQSDYQMDEARGHSMTVQPGDPTLTLVT; encoded by the coding sequence ATGAGACGCCTTACTCGTCGTGATTTTATTCGTGCCTCGGCGCTGGGCATGGGCGCGGTGGTGGTGTCCACCGGCCTGACCGGCTGTGGCGGATCGTCCTCCAGCAACAATAATGACGATGGTCGCCAGGTGGCGTTCCACCATGGCGTTGCCAGCGGCGACCCGCAGACCCAGGGCGTCATTCTGTGGACCCGGGTGACCCCGGAAGACGGCGACACCGCGCCGGTATCAGTGAGCTGGGAAGTGGCCAGTGATGCGGACTTCACGCAACTGGTGAATGAGGACAGCGCCGAAGTCCGGGAAGCCTACGACTACACCCTCAAGGTGGACGTCCAGGGGCTTGAGCCTGGCAAGACCTACTACTATCGCTTCCATGCCGCCGGCGTCACTTCCCCGGTGGGCGTTACCCGCACTCTGCCGGAGGGCAGCGTGGATCAGGTCACCTTCGCGGTGCTGTCCTGCTCCAACTATCCGGCGGGCTATTTTCATGTCTATGCCGAGGCGGCCAAGGAGGCGCAGTTGGATGCGGTACTGCATCTGGGGGACTACCTCTACGAGTACGCCACCGACGGCTACGACGGCGACCAGGCCGAGGAGATGGGCCGCACCCTGCCAGAAAACAACGACCTGGAAATGATTCAGTTGGTGGACTACCGCCGCCGCTATGCGCTCTATCGCACCGACCCGGATCTGCAGGCCCTTCATGCCAAGGCGCCGTTCATCGCCGTCTGGGATGACCACGAAATCGCCAACGACGCCTGGATCGGAGGCGCGGAGAACCATGACCCGGACACCGAGGGCGACTACCTGCTGCGCAAGCAGTACGCCCTGCAAGCCTACTTCGAGTGGATGCCAATCCGGCCGTTCGACGACAACGATCGGGAAATCATCTACCGCAGCTTCCACTACGGCGACCTGGTCAGTCTGCACATGCTCGACACCCGCATCATCGGCCGGGACAAACAGCTCAGCTACACCGATTACGTGACCGAAACCGGCATCGACGCCGCAGCCTTCACCGCCGCGGTCACCGACCCCGATCGGCATTTGCTCGGGACCACGCAGTTGAACTGGCTCAGTGGGGCACTTGCCACTTCCAGCGCCACCTGGCAGGTGCTGGGCCAACAAGTGCTGATGGGCCGCATGCTGATGCCGGCGGAAATGCTGCAGGGCCTGCTCAATCTGGACCCGGCATTGGTGGATCTGATCGTCGAACTGACCACCCTGAAAGGGCGCTATCTGCAAGGCGACCCGACCCTGACCGAGGAAGAGATCGCCCGCATCACCACTGTCCTGCCCTACAACCTGGACGCCTGGGACGGCTACATGGCCGAGCGCGAAATGCTGCTGCGGACGGCGAAGGATCTGGGCAAGAACCTGGTGGTACTGGCCGGCGACACCCACAATGCCTGGGCCAGCCATCTCACCGTTGGCAGTGGCGAGGACAAGCAGAGCGTCGGCGTGGAACTGGCCACCGCCTCGGTGTCCTCGCCGGGCCTGGAGTCCTATCTGCAGTTACCGGCGGAGGCAATCCCCCAGGCGGAGCAGGCCATCACTCTGCTGGTGGATGACCTTCAATACTTGAACGCCAGCCAGCGCGGCTACCTGCGAGTTACCTTCACCGCCGAGGAAACCCGGGCCGACTGGCGTTTTGTTTCCACGGTTAAACAGAGCGACTACCAGATGGACGAGGCACGCGGGCACTCAATGACGGTGCAGCCCGGGGATCCGACACTGACCCTGGTGACCTGA